A region of the Larus michahellis chromosome 4, bLarMic1.1, whole genome shotgun sequence genome:
TTTCCTCCTCTGGAGCAACCAGAGGAAAGAATGGAGCCCAAAGAGCAGCTGGACCAGAAATACGTGGTCTTTAGTTTTAGGCAGAGCACAATGGATGGGCAGGAGCAAGAAGCTGCACAAACTGGCTGCGTACCAGCCTTTTTGTAAGCTCTCCTAGCAGCCGTGCTCCTGCAGGGTGACGGGAGCCTTGATTCAACAAAGCCTTTGGGCGCAATCTGAGATTTCAGCAGTAGGATTTGTCTGCTGGAAAGATGTGAGATGCGCCCAGCTCCTGGGCTGCCTTGGTGTGCATTTCTTTCAGCTGAAGGGCCCAGCTAGCTAAGGAGTTTGCGTTTATTGAAAACCAGCATAACTGGGGAGGGCAATAAAAAGCTTGGAAGTATCTTAAGAAGGTTAAAGAGCTCTACTGCGATGACACTGAAGATCTACCTGCTTCTGGGGTctgactgattaaaaaaaccaatgCAAAACATCATTATTGATACACAGGAGAAGTTCCCCAGCAGCCATTACTGTTCCTAGCAACCTCAGCAAGACAAAGTTATGTCCAGAAAGGGAGCAGACAAGTTGATCCACTTGATTAGCAGCTAGAAAGGTTATGAAGAGAGGGAAAACTCTGGAGCTAGGGACGGGGTTTAAAAATGGGCTCTTAAATGCAGTGCTCCAAGACAAATGACAGCCCAGGTTTGGCACAAGGAAGGCCAAAATGCTGTGGTGAGATCCTGGCTGGGGGTCAAGGCATCGCGTGACAGGTATTGTACAGACTGAAAGACAGGCCCAGAATCCAggtttcccttctctgaagggtGCTGTGCTCTGGTTTTGGGGGCTGTTTTCAGCTCTTTCACATCCCTCAGCTGGGAAGCAGTACTGTGGAGTCTTCTGTTTCGTTTGGACTCCAATAAGAAACTGATCTTTGAAATATCTTTCTTGTATTACTTGTTCTGTCCCCCTCAAAGCCAAATCAGGCAGAAAAACACAACACTAAAGCATCAGAAGTGTGTGTGAGATGAAGCTTATGGCTCCTTAATCACACAAAACCTCTCACCCGTCTGCTCTGCAACCCCCATTAAATATTTGTGCTGTGTCTTACAGCGAATAAATTTCTGTATAAATCCCCCagtcttctccttcctcctcctcttgcctcTTCTCATCTTCTCACCAGCAAACAGTCCCAGAAGGGCAGCTAGAAAGTGTTTGGGAAACTCCGACAGTCCTTTAATGCTCTTTGTACTGTCTAGTTTCAGACTAAAATAAAGCCGAAGTGGGAGGACTTTGATTTTGAGTTAGCAAGTCCTATCTGAGAGTTTGCAGGACAGCAACTAAGAAAGCAAGGTTTGCTTCcttgcaggaggaaggcaggtATATTATAAATTACAGATATGGCTCCTGTGTAATCCCCGGGGAGACGTGAGCACCCTCTTACAAAGGCACATACACAGCTCTGCAGGCACAGGGCTGCACAAAGAGCCTGGAGATAAAAGGCAAAAACATGCAATGGCTTGTGATAAACAAAATATGCTTcccttgtctttttatttcagtgagaaaacaaaatataaggtTCTGCTGTTTCTAAAAcgtgtattatttcttttttccttctcggAAGATTACAGGACAGGCAGATATTGGCACACACAGgagcttttcccttcccctgtgtgtagatgaacttttttttggtacatgcctttttttttctgaaaaaaaaaaaaacccgagcAGGTTTCTCCTGGGCATCCTCTAGGTACACTAATAACTGTCCGTGTGGGATGTTTTCATAGGGGCTTTAAATCCTCTCCCTGAAGGCTCAGCTCTCAGAGACTTACAGTAGAATGGGGTTTATTCCCTGGTGTCGTGCCGCTGGTGGGTTAACTCACATGATACCTCCCCGTGTACTCGAGGCGTATTGTACTGACCCACGGCAAAACTCCAGCACAAGCATTTCACACAGCCAACCTCGGAGCCACGCTCTGGGGCTGCAAGGTGGTGCTGGTGACAGGATAACAACCACAAACAACTCCAACCGACGGGCAACACGAACGGTTTGAATTGTTCATCTTTTGTATTATAAAGAAGTACTGTCTTTGCTGGTAGGAATTCCTGCCTAATTTAGTTATAGTGGTGTTATTTATATAGCTATGTCTTCTGTGTGGCAAGTGAACTGTACCAGACAGAGAGCAAGGTCATTTGTTCTGCTGCTCAGAAAACCTTGTGCTTTAATTCAGGAGAGAACATGGTTTCCCGGATGACTGGTCTGTGGCAACTAATTCTTCCCATGATTATCCTATCACACTTGTCAGCATCTCTTCCATCCCGGGAGAGGTAAGcatttcttctgcctctgcttcctttttctccGTGGCGCTTTGTTGAAAGAGCCTGCTAGCTATAAAGTCAGCCTTTTATCTGCCTTCCAGAACTCGCATCTGCTTggctgttggattttttttttcttccctaaattgATTTAGTTAAATGACTGCAAATGTCgtaaacatttttcttgcttaagAATGGAGACATTGATTTGACTTAATTCAGGAGAAAAATCAGGACGCCAAACAGATCAAACTACAGTAAAAAAAGACACTCTTGAGTCTGTTTTCCTGCTAGGTACTTCTCCGGTCTTCAAACCATCccttttcacctctttcttctctcctaacCTCCCAGGACTGAGAGACATGCTGATGGGCTCTTCCACAGTGAGCTGAGCAAGATGAATGGCAATGCCTACGTGCGGCAGCTAGTCAAACACCTGGTGGGCCTCAAGGAGAGGTAAGGACCAGCCAAACCCACACTCCTGGGGCATGGAAGTCTCGAGCAGGAGGTGGGATCCCAGCAATGGGGGGGATGCCCCTGCGGCTGAGCTGTCTCCAGCTCCAGAGCCAGTCTGAGCACTGGCTTCATCCAGAAGATGCCCAAGATGAAAGGAGCCAGAAGAGAAGAAGGGGAGGGATACAGGGGTCCTTGATggtgggaagagaaaaatttcTGTGTCTTGTGATAAGCCCCACATCACATGGCTGGGAGGAGCAGCCGTTGCACTGTGTTTTCCCTGACGCAGGTCCCAGCGGCACTCAGATGGGCTGTTCACCAGCGAATACAGCAAGATGAGAGGGAACGCTCAGGTTCAGAAATTCATTCAAAATCTCATGGGCCGCAAGCGCAGGTAAGAGCTCTGTTTCCTGGGGACTGGGAAGGCAGCTTGGGCCATgcaggctgcagggaggcaggTCTCAGCTCCGAGGAAAGTGGGGTGGCACGACCAGTGGTTCGGAAAACCCAAGACAAGGGCAAGCGAGCTGGAGCTTGGTCTCCTCCCGCtaggctgtgcctggggctgctctgcagtAGCAGAGAAATCCCATCAGCCTGCCTCGCCGGTCACCGCAGGCGGAGCAGGACACAAACCTTCCCACCGAGGCCATTTCTAAGCATAAACCGACATTTTCTGTTGCATATGCGTATCAAGTTTAATCCATAGGACACAAAACTTTCATCAGATCACAGCCTGggattttttatttgcattttgatttaGGCTTTTGGGGGAAGTTGTAGGTGATTTACCTACTTCAAATAACTACCAGAGAAAATGTTTGTAGATAAATGGGCGCCGTAGCAGAAGGAGGAAGACTCGTGGGTTTCATAGTCCCCACCCATGGCTCTGACTGCCAAACTGGGCAGGCTTTACAGATGATCATATATATGGCAAATATGAGGTCTTTCATCCAGCCAAAATATGGGACCAGTAGCTCCCACTGAAGCCACGTACGAGCACATCATCAGTTACAATATGTGGTGCACTGCGATACCGCTCACATCTGCTGCTGCCCTTGCTGCTGGTATGTTATGAAGGGACACCGTTGCCTGGAGGGGTTTCCTTCAAGCTTGGTCGTTTCTTCAAGGCAGAGACACAGCACATCGATTCCCTCCCATCTGTTCGGGGGGCTTTGATATTTTCTGGGACATGCACCACTAACAAAATCCTGGCAGATGCAGTagatttttaatttccaaatgCTGGAAAAAGGTATATATCCATGGACGGAAGGACATGCCAGTACCGTGTAAAGAGGCAGAGTGCAGTGCATGTTAAAACTTGTCCATTTGCCAGTTGGAAAGAATCTGAGCCTGATTTGAAGAGGatacttcttttccttcctgcacaTCTACGGTGACAGTCAGCAGGTTAACAGAGCTCGGACCATGGGACAGGTCGGTGCGGGGGTGAACCTGCCTTCCAGACAGCAGTGCTGCTTTACAGCTGTGGTGGTTAcactatttgggtttttttttaaattactattatttttatttatctaaacCAGCTCTCCAGGCCCAGTCAACACAGATgtgcaggggagagagaaagaaaacagccatGAGGAACTTTGCTTTATGTGGTTGTATGAGAGCTTTCTGAACACCAGGTAGGTAGGACAGATTTGGCACCTCTGTGGCCCTGATCACCACAGTACTGAAGCCAAAGGAGGACTTCTGGTAACTTGTAAATGCCCTGGTTTTGCCCCAAGTGCAGAAATCTGAGGTAATGCATCAGATAAGAAGGGCTCAGCTGAGATCCTCAAAAATATCCTCAAAAAGGGAAGGGTGGAAGATTTATTAAATTGTCCGTATTTCAAGATCACTTCTGCCTCATCCCCCATCAGGTTGTGAGGCACTGTCTCGGGGACCGTCACTGCGGAATTGCAGCCCTCCACCGCACACTTTTGTACCTCCTGTCCCTCCGCCAGCCACCACGCTCCCGGGGCTGGTCTGCAGAGctagaaaagcaaatgctttagTCTAACTGCAAGGTGGCACGTGGCAGTGTGCAATCTCACCTGATTTCCCTGCCTGCCTTCACAGTAATCTCTGTTTCTACGTGCCAAGCCCACCTGGATTCAGTTTTGCCTTACCTAAAGCAAAGCTGGCATTGAGATTGACAGCTAAAACGTGCCAAATAAAAGccagttattaaaaataataaaacacagggAAATGAAATAGTATCTTTTTCTAATCATAGAGTTGTCATCCTGGGCTGAAACAGTTGTTCATCCCATTAGGAAACCCGATCTAACAGTTAAAATAGAAAGCCTTTGCTACCCTGTCTTGATTCAATTATTAATTCAAACAGCCGCCTCAGGATGGGGTTATCGCAGCATCTGAACATTGTCTCTTGCTAGTGAGCAACCACTTTCAATTAGACATCTCGCTGCTAAATCACTAAAATTTGGAGCAATAAGCTAGTTCTTAGTACCTCTTGTCCACATTGCCTAGAATCAATGGGGATGATAACACCAATGGGCTTGCCTGGGCATTTCTGGGGTGCCTGGCCGCAGCCAGCCATGATCTGGGTCCCTCTAGCATACATTTGCTCCTTGGAGTAGTCTTTGAATTTTACAGGGTGGCCTTGCAACACTTCCTGCAGTCCGCGCCCCCAAGGAAAAACAAACTATCGCTCGTTTTTTCCCTTCCAACAGCCACTCGGACAGCGATGCCAGGGAAGCTGCTGCAATTACCAGCCAGTACGTTTGCCCCATCTCTAAGCAGCTGGTTGCAGACATGAAGGAAGATACGGACAGTTTCGACTGAAggtgaagtgaaagaaaaagccaaggaGTCGGCTTTGCATGTATATagccttgaaaataaaacaaggaagCTACTGAATATGCTTAGGAAAAACTCttgagatataaaaataaaaataaatataaaaaaataaaaaatataaatatgaaaaaaataaaaataaaaattctgaaaagcatCCAAACCCCTATGAAACCTCTTAGAATATCAGGAGTGAAATACATGTCAGTGTGAACTGGTGTCAGTAGATGGAGCCTGAACGAAGCACATCACTTCCACTTTGTGTTAGCATCTGGCTGCCTGCTTCTGAAGTCAAATAAAGATTTATGAGCTACGCCCGTGCTTTGGCTGCTTTGTGGGAAACAGTAATAAGGTCGGTACCATTACTAGGTTTTGGAGCATTAGGAATGCGGGGAAGTATTTTGCCAGGCTTCCCCCACCGGAGGGGGTGTTTGCCAGGCTTCCCCCACGTGAGGCCTGTCAGGACTAACTGGGGTCCCCGGCCACATCTTCTGTGGCTGGGACTCAGGACTGCTCACAATCCAGCTGCACAAAGAGGCCAGTATCAGGGCCTCCATTCAGCAGAAACTTAGCCACTGGCCAGGTTTTATTGCAGAGAAATGTCCTGAGTGCTGGGCAACACAGCTACACACTGTAAATATTGCTTCCACTCCATTCTGCCCCTGTATTTACTGGCCCAGCTTTCTCACAGCCACTAAAGACAAAGCTCCACTAGGAGGAATTTGTTCCCACCTTTTAACGAGGTTTACATATTATCCCTGGCAGATGCACCTTCTGGCAGACACTAGCCGGCAGGTTCCTTCCTCTGATAGAACAGCAACTCCACCTTTCCTGTAAAACCAACAGATTTTGAAGAAGAGCTCTAAAATAAGGAATCCTCAGCTGCAATTACATGTGCCTACTGCAAAACTGCTCAACCCATCCTGCACCATCAGTTTTTACCATTTATGATGTACCTGACACCTGGAAAGAAGCTAGACTCTCTCAAATGTTCATCTAAGCACTCATTCCCTTACAGTGATGCTGAAATACTGTTCTCGCAGACCTTGACATTTGTTTATTTTCGTCCATAGGAAATCTCTGCTAGGAAAGCAACCTCTTGAAGGACTTTTGGAAGGAGTGTTGACAGTCTGTATGTTGTTAAGCCAGTAATGGCCATCTGGCAAATGCAGCACCTGAGAGCTTTCTGAAATCAATTGGTATTTTAAAAGGAGAAGTCAGAGCAGCTGCCCCCTTTCTCCTCCTACACAATGGGCAAGTTGAAAACAATGGTGTTTCTTTGCACAAGGGAACACACATCTTGCCGTGTGATATTTAGCTTAGAAAAATTTACACAGGCTTAGAAAAAGATAGAACAAGGCAGCAGAATAGCATGCTATTGAGGCTTCAGGAAGGTGCCGAGATGTAAATAATCGGAGCCTGGATGGAGATTATGGGGAACGTGCCTACAAAAACCCTACAAAGTTGTTGGGTAACCACTGGGCTGAAGCTGACCCCAGCTGCCGCTCCTGGATCCACTCTGCTCGCCTCGTGAGGGTACCGCAGGGTGCCTGGGAATAACAAGATCGTCTCAGAAACATAACTGGTTATCTCAACCCAAGGAGCTACGCAGGGCCTAGCTCCTTCCTTTACCATCCAAACAAAAGAGCATCCAAGATGGCTTTGTCTTCACTGAAACCTTTgcctttttcagaaataaagttaCGACATTTGAGAAATatctttttaaactcttttaaaaaaatctgttcttcgGGAACAACATGATAGACTGCAACTAGAAGAAACCGTAAGTCGTGGGCTGGAGAACAAAACCCGTTACGAAAAGGAATGTGGGTGTCACGGTCTCacttgggatagagttaactttctcactagcagctggtgtagtgctacgttttggatttgggatgaaagcaatgttgatagtgcactgatggttttggttgtcggcaagcagtcaaggccttttctgctcctcacaccgccccaccagcgagcaggctgcaggtgcacaagaagttgggaggggacacagctgggacagctgaccccaactcaccaaagggatattccatgccatataatgtcatcctcagtatataaagctgtggaagaaaaaggaaggggggggacatttggagttatggtgtttgtcttcccaagtaactgttacatgtgatggagtcctgctttcctggaggtggttGAACACCTGCTggctgatgggaagcagggaatgaattccttgttttgctttacttgcctgtgtggcttttgctttacttattaaactgcctttatctcaacccatgagttttttctcacttttactcttctgattctgtCCCTATTCCAGTTGAGGGGGAGtaagcgagcagctgtgtggtcctagctgccaggtTGGGTCAAGCCACGACAGTGGGCCATGCAGAAAAAGACTGACTAGATAAATAAGATACAGGAGGTATAGTAGCATCATTATGCCTTTTTCCAGGAAATGATCTGACCAAAACAGATCTGGCACATCAGAAACATAAATTTGCCTACTTCCTCCCCACTGGGAGAGGCTGGAGTATACAGACAGCTTCCCGAGTGTCAGCCCTGTCCTCCTTCATGCTCACCTCAGGGGACTCGGCTCTGAattctgaaatgctttaaatatatCCTTGTTGCTACAGAGAGTTTAGGATAGGAAAGACCCGGGAACAAAGTAGCGACAGGAATTTATGCGTTATCATGTTCCGTGACTGGTTAATATTGTTTGACAAGTCATCCAATGAGGCAAAGAGGCAAAGGTTGTACCGCAACAATCCACGCCAGCCAGCCAGTGTTTTTTGCCTTCATGAAACGGTGAACGCAGAAGACGGCACTGGGAAAAACAAGGAGAGAAGAGGATCAGCTTAATCagaaacagggatttttttcaacAACTGGCAGGTCACCATGGCTGTTTCTTGCTGGCTCCTCACTCctgtgctctccctgctgcccttcATGACACAGGTTCCAGCACAGCAACCAGGTAAGCTCTTGCAGGAGGTCCATGAACACAGAGGAATAACCCCCACGGCAGCAGGTTGCACCATTATAGGTGGGAGACTTTGACACTCCTGCTCTGAGACAGCTTTGTTCAACGACCTTCCCTCCAACGATAACGAGAGGGGTCTCAGGTCTCACCCAACTCTGTCACAATGTGAATCCCTGGGCAATTTTCGGTattgtttgtgtgtttttccaggaTGTTCTGTCAGTAATAACAGACCAGATGTTTATGAAAATAACCTTCCTGGCCATGTGGTGACCACTATCCATACGGAACCAGGCTTCACTGTAACAATTGATCCCAAATCCCTTGATGCCAGATTTTTCACTATACAGGGGTCTGAGCTGCAGCTGAGCCAAAGTGTGGACTATGAGGTAAGCCTTCAGCTGACAGGCTGTAAGGATGAGATGGATAATGCTGGGATGCAATGAGTTTCACCCTGGGGTCTTGGACTTCGAGGGATTCATAACCTGTTTCTAAAGGATCTAggaaataactttgaaaaataaacctaTTTCGGTTGGGTTTGAGTTCATTGCTTGGGAGGTCAGCCCTTCCACAAGCAGAGTACAGGGAGGAGTGGGATGCATGGAATGCCTGCTGTCACCTCCCTTCAATGACTCTGTATGAATTAAAGCAAGGGGaagttttaaaaccaaaaatgtgACAACTGTAATGTTCGGAGCTCCAGGACTCATGTAAAATGATCCCTGTTTGCCTGTAAAAAACACAGCTCTGAGCAGTGAGGTGATCCTGTGTGAAGCATAAAGTCAGTATAAAAGGTCAGTGTGTTTAGTTAGGTTGCTGGTAAATTATTTTACCTTCCTGGAGCCCTCTGTACACAGCCACAAGCATCCTTAAGCTGCCTTTCCCCTACTGTAAAAATCCACATTTATTTGAGCGAAGAACAGCAGAGTTAACACCCTGCAGGTGACACTGTACTTGCTGCATGGtacatttctgtttcattcaatttaaaaagaaatctctgtttGAATTCACCTAAAGTGTGAGAAAATGGCCGATTAGCTCTGCTGCCATGTTACAGGAATCACAGGGAGAGAAGCTGGAAGATTGGTCTGCTTTGACTCCATCGTAAACATGACCCCAGCGCTGATGGACGGCTGtatagcaaagaaaggaaaagctagaAATGCCTGAAAGCAAGATAAAGCCCAGCAGTGTTTCTGATTCAGCAATGCGTGTGTTTGTCTCATTTACTTTAGAAAGATTTAGCACATTTTTGCTTGTCTCTACAATggctgggtttttgtttttgcatACAGACAATCACCTTGCTGCTGGTGACCCTGATTTGTCAGAACAACGCTGGGCAGGTGAGTGCTCTTCCAAACACTCAGCCCTCTTACAAGGTACCGCAGGGCAGCACGTACTTCCCTCTGCTCTTCCTAGTCCACAGACCAGGGCGAGGAGACGTCCTTTTCTTTTCGGGCATACGCACTCCTCTCACAGTTCACGAGAGTGCCCAAGGCTCCGccagtggggaggggggagggaataaACCCACAAACGCTACACACACTATGGGCTGGCTGcaagccccagccccatccagcccccaTCCAGCTCTGCTCCCTACACCATCCCCTCTGGTCACTCTGCAAGTCAGGATCAGCCTCTAACAGTCTCATTTTTGTCTTTGAATCTCTCACTTTACCCTTTCTGCAGAGCAATTATTTGGACATTCAAGTGACCATTCTCAACGTGAACGATAACAGCCCAGTGCTTAAGCAAACGAATATCACCGCAGTTGTTCCTGAGGTAAGCATTTTATGGAAGTGAAGAGAGCACTGAGTCACCCAGTGCTGCGGGACTAAGGAAGGGTTAGCAGGGAGAAGTCTTCAGCCCATTCCACAGAGAGAATAACCACAGCAACTTTGTTTCAGGATACAAAAGTGAATGCAATCGTTGTACCCCGTAAGGATGTAAGCGCTAGCGATGCTGACCCGGACACCATATACTATGAACTCACAACAATAGTGACGGTGAGCATCTTTGCGCTTTGGGGAAAAATTGGTAGCTCTGGAGAAGTCTTTGTGTTTAATTCAGAAGAGCTCAGCTTTGAGGCCAAGGCCACCGTATTGCATTTAGTTCTCTGACAGCTTCTGGAAGAGGTATGTCTTTTGCAAAAACCAAGCACTGGTTCGGTTAGCAGAACAGAGCAATCAACGTTGCAGGTATCGAATTCTTTTACTGCTGACACTTCTATTACACTGTACAGATTAAAATTTCATCTAGGATATTGTGAGCCATATGATCGAGGGAAGTCTTGTTGGGATGGTCTGTAAATATATCAGGAGTGACCTTTGTACCTCACAGAGTTCAGAATTGCACTGAGTCAGATAAGGAAAGAAAGATGTCCTGTTTGCCACCAGCATCCATGCAGAGTGGAGATGAGATGAGCTGCCTGAGATCACACAAAGAGTCTTTCTCAAAGCCAAAGGCAGACACCGCTTTCCGCAGGTCCCACTTTAGTGCCTTATTTGCTCTTAAGGAGTTTGCTTGATAACGTGGGCAGTGAATTGTATGCACACTTAAATTGACACCAGCCTAGAACGCAAGGGCTAgacacaccccacccccctcaaaaagtaaattcaagagaaaaccaaaatatatatttacatttttaaaaagcattgtgGAGTGAGCAGCCAGTGTCTGACATTGTGCCTCCATTACCTCCATAACACCAGGGATTTTAAGGGCTGTGAACAGAAACCacaaatttttgcatttcagctATGAGACTAAACTTTGCACTCACATTGATGTAAATCCAGGCGGATTTAGAAATCCAGAGGAATTCTAGTCAAGACATAAGACTAAAGGAGAATCAAAGCAAGTGCAGAAGGTTATAGATTAAGATGCAACTTGTGTTATTTCAATTTCGCTTTACAGCTGCTTCCAAAGTTCAGCTGTGCTATGGTAAGGCAAGTGATCT
Encoded here:
- the SCT gene encoding secretin, translated to MVSRMTGLWQLILPMIILSHLSASLPSRERTERHADGLFHSELSKMNGNAYVRQLVKHLVGLKERSQRHSDGLFTSEYSKMRGNAQVQKFIQNLMGRKRSSPGPVNTDVQGREKENSHEELCFMWLYESFLNTSHSDSDAREAAAITSQYVCPISKQLVADMKEDTDSFD